Proteins encoded within one genomic window of Festucalex cinctus isolate MCC-2025b chromosome 18, RoL_Fcin_1.0, whole genome shotgun sequence:
- the LOC144005895 gene encoding short transient receptor potential channel 2-like isoform X1 codes for MGSSWKCRFLTDSFTCSRRAKVLVSLLSLPSVLIAWNRKIAPNLFVCFWLRVSGMQNLTPEQWREIMNKKMQFPPELIGAIQEGKFELVCSLLKTGDGIIRQLDDSEDRLWREALNLSIRLGSDCIMDALLQGVKFDFRQIHEALLVAVDTNQPRVVKLLLDRLDQEKGNKMDVRSFSQAIFDHSIDNSQFAPGVTPLTLACQKDLYDIVTMLTQKGHVIPWPHKISCACLECRNGRQYDLLKFSLSRINTYRGIASRAYLSITSDDAMLSAFSLSSELRKLSRKEPEFKPQYLSLEELCQEFAVELLGMCRNQSEVTTILNSCGDESQDALDEQAFEEGIPNLSRLRLAVNYNQKQFVAHPICQQVLSSIWCGNLAGWRGSRTAWKLFVSVGIFFTMPFLCLAYWIAPKSKVGKILRIPVIKFLLHSASYLWFLITLLGESITMEMYRDKFAARQQNILHSSFHMVWVVGGCELSPLSSHPTRTQTKSCLISSGFFWYECKEVWIEGLRSYFLDWWNCLDMMVLSMYLASFALRVLIMLKGHFLCLDANGSEECVYFTQTVRDDWHQEDPQLIAEVLFAVTSMMSFTRLAYILPAHESLGTLQISIGKMIDDMMRFMFILMIIGTAFLCGINNVYVPYVISPHLGRFNETFHFLFWTMFGVANQDYVDMPQFVLAEFVGRILYGIFTLVIVIVLLNMLIAMITNSFQKIEDDADVEWKFARSKLYLSYFREGLTMPVPFNIIPSPKAFYYILRGIFRRICCCVNCNSAKYPPIASLSNKKGSEDSQVPYRQQVIRALVQRYIESARREFEETKRKDVGNRITELNKAVVRMHNDLKVVHQHLVDEGHPAADRPSTDGSSFLGKYIFGARNNFRGFNSQLDEKMTSRDITVHHGEEEEDHVKGQSDEKETDAHHGGECGEAGSRLASHSDLVKMEEGRVQLEKEEREANRSDNTEEVTAPLNTEKGKKIRPDSPKGVKKEINEEVGTENKVNTFNNIELQEKKVEARWMKGRQFEPNICERCDEGETPVSQTTIPSPSGSSSSRDTGFGSEDGEASIDETESKTM; via the exons ATGGGGAGCTCATGGAAATGTAGGTTCCTTACAGACAGCTTCACATGCTCACGGAGAGCCAAAGTGCTTGTTTCGCTTCTTTCTCTTCCATCTGTTTTGATTGCGTGGAACCGGAAAATTGCTCCAAATTTGTTCGTCTGTTTTTGGCTGCGGGTATCAGGGATGCAAAACCTCACA CCAGAACAATGGCGCGAGATCATGAACAAGAAAATGCAGTTCCCACCAGAGCTCATCGGCGCCATCCAGGAAGGGAAATTCGAGCTGGTGTGCAGCCTGCTCAAGACGGGCGATGGCATCATCCGCCAGCTGGATGACTCTGAAGATCGCCTTTGGAGGGAGGCCCTCAACTTGTCCATCCGCCTGGGAAGCGATTGCATCATGGATGCCCTACTCCAGGGGGTCAAGTTCGACTTCCGTCAGATTCACGAGGCTCTGCTTGTTGCCGTGGATACCAACCAGCCGCGAGTGGTCAAGCTCCTGCTGGACCGCCTGGATCAGGAGAAAGGAAACAAGATGGACGTGCGGTCCTTCTCTCAAGCCATCTTCGACCACTCCATTGACAACTCGCAGTTCGCCCCCGGCGTTACCCCGCTGACCTTGGCGTGCCAGAAAGATCTTTACGACATCGTCACCATGCTCACCCAAAAGGGTCACGTCATCCCGTGGCCGCACAAGATCTCCTGCGCCTGTCTGGAGTGCCGCAACGGGCGTCAGTACGACCTGCTCAAGTTCTCCTTGTCCCGCATCAACACCTACCGCGGCATCGCCAGCCGCGCTTACCTGTCCATCACTTCTGACGACGCCATGCTCAGCGCCTTCAGTCTCAGCAGCGAGCTCCGCAAACTCTCTCGGAAGGAGCCGGAGTTCAAG CCTCAATACCTGAGCCTGGAGGAGCTTTGTCAAGAGTTTGCTGTGGAGTTGCTGGGTATGTGTCGCAACCAGAGTGAGGTGACCACCATTCTCAACAGCTGCGGGGACGAGAGCCAGGACGCCTTGGACGAGCAGGCCTTCGAGGAGGGCATACCGAACCTGTCAAGACTGCGCCTCGCCGTCAACTACAATCAGAAGCAG TTTGTGGCCCACCCCATTTGCCAACAAGTTCTGTCTTCAATCTGGTGTGGCAACCTGGCGGGTTGGAGAGGTAGCAGGACCGCTTGGAAGCTCTTCGTCTCTGTTGGGATCTTCTTCACCATGCCCTTCCTCTGCCTCGCCTACTGGATTGCACCAAAGTCTAAA GTGGGAAAGATCCTAAGAATCCCTGTGATCAAATTCCTTCTTCACTCCGCCTCCTATCTGTGGTTCCTCATCACATTACTCGGTGAATCCATAACCATGGAGATGTATCGGGATAAGTTTGCGGCGAGGCAGCAGAACATCCTGCACAGCTCTTTCCATATGGTGTGGGTGGTCGGTGGGTGCGAGCTCTCACCACTGTCAAGCCACCCAACTCGTACTCAAACCAAGAGTTGCCTTATCTCGTCAGGTTTCTTCTGGTACGAGTGCAAGGAAGTGTGGATCGAGGGTCTGAGGAGTTACTTCCTGGACTGGTGGAACTGCTTAGACATGATGGTGCTCAGCATGTACTTGGCCTCCTTCGCCTTACGTGTGCTCATCATGCTCAAGGGTCATTTCCTCTGTCTTGACGCTAATGGCTCAGAGGAGTGTGTCTACTTCACCCAGACGG TGCGTGACGACTGGCATCAGGAGGACCCTCAGCTGATTGCGGAGGTTTTGTTCGCAGTTACAAGCATGATGAGCTTTACTAGGCTTGCTTACATTCTCCCAGCACACGAGTCCCTGGGAACGCTCCAGATCTCCATTGGCAAGATGATTGACGACATGATGAG atTTATGTTCATACTGATGATCATTGGAACAGCCTTCCTATGCGGTATCAACAATGTCTACGTCCCTTATGTCATCTCTCCACATCTTGGCAG ATTTAATGAGACTTTCCACTTCCTGTTCTGGACCATGTTCGGTGTGGCCAACCAGGACTACGTGGACATGCCACAGTTTGTATTGGCCGAGTTTGTCGGACGGATTTTGTACGGCATCTTCACGCTCGTCATTGTCATTGTCTTACTCAACATGCTTATTGCCATGATTACCAACTCCTTTCAGAAAATTGAG GACGATGCAGATGTTGAGTGGAAGTTTGCCAGATCCAAGCTTTATCTCAGTTACTTCCGAGAGGGCCTCACCATGCCTGTCCCATTCAACATCATCCCTTCGCCAAAAGCTTTCTACTACATATTAAG GGGTATCTTCAGGCGTATCTGCTGCTGTGTTAACTGTAATTCGGCGAAATACCCGCCAATTGCTTCTTTG TCCAACAAAAAGGGCTCAGAGGACAGCCAGGTTCCGTACCGTCAGCAGGTGATCAGAGCTCTGGTACAGCGATACATCGAATCGGCTCGCAGGGAGTTCGAAGAGACCAAGAGGAAAG ATGTTGGTAATCGAATCACTGAGCTCAACAAAGCTGTCGTGAGGATGCACAATGACCTAAAAGTGGTCCATCAGCATTTGGTCGACGAGGGCCACCCTGCGGCTGACAGGCCGTCCACGGACGGCTCATCTTTCCTGGGTAAATACATCTTCGGCGCCAGAAACAATTTCCGAGGCTTTAACAGCCAGCTGGATGAGAAAATGACGTCACGTGACATAACGGTGCATCacggagaggaagaggaggatcaCGTAAAAGGCCAATCGGATGAAAAGGAGACAGACGCGCATCACGGGGGCGAATGTGGAGAGGCGGGGTCAAGGCTGGCATCACACAGTGATTTGGTGAAGATGGAGGAGGGGAGAGTTCAACTGGAAAAAGAGGAGCGAGAGGCAAACAGAAGTGACAACACAGAGGAGGTCACTGCACctttaaatacagaaaaaggaaagaaaatacgTCCTGATTCTCCCAAAGGAGttaaaaaggaaataaatgaGGAGGTTGGCACAGAGAATAAGGTTAACACATTTAACAACATAGAGCTACAAGAAAAGAAAGTGGAGGCCCGATGGATGAAAGGGCGACAATTTGAGCCAAATATCTGTGAAAGATGTGATGAAGGTGAAACTCCTGTGAGCCAGACAACAATACCTTCACCATCTGGTAGCAGCAGTTCCCGGGACACGGGATTTGGGTCCGAAGATGGGGAGGCCTCCATTGATGAGACAGAAAGTAAGACGATGTAA
- the LOC144005895 gene encoding short transient receptor potential channel 2-like isoform X2: protein MGSSWKCRFLTDSFTCSRRAKVLVSLLSLPSVLIAWNRKIAPNLFVCFWLRVSGMQNLTPEQWREIMNKKMQFPPELIGAIQEGKFELVCSLLKTGDGIIRQLDDSEDRLWREALNLSIRLGSDCIMDALLQGVKFDFRQIHEALLVAVDTNQPRVVKLLLDRLDQEKGNKMDVRSFSQAIFDHSIDNSQFAPGVTPLTLACQKDLYDIVTMLTQKGHVIPWPHKISCACLECRNGRQYDLLKFSLSRINTYRGIASRAYLSITSDDAMLSAFSLSSELRKLSRKEPEFKPQYLSLEELCQEFAVELLGMCRNQSEVTTILNSCGDESQDALDEQAFEEGIPNLSRLRLAVNYNQKQFVAHPICQQVLSSIWCGNLAGWRGSRTAWKLFVSVGIFFTMPFLCLAYWIAPKSKVGKILRIPVIKFLLHSASYLWFLITLLGESITMEMYRDKFAARQQNILHSSFHMVWVVGFFWYECKEVWIEGLRSYFLDWWNCLDMMVLSMYLASFALRVLIMLKGHFLCLDANGSEECVYFTQTVRDDWHQEDPQLIAEVLFAVTSMMSFTRLAYILPAHESLGTLQISIGKMIDDMMRFMFILMIIGTAFLCGINNVYVPYVISPHLGRFNETFHFLFWTMFGVANQDYVDMPQFVLAEFVGRILYGIFTLVIVIVLLNMLIAMITNSFQKIEDDADVEWKFARSKLYLSYFREGLTMPVPFNIIPSPKAFYYILRGIFRRICCCVNCNSAKYPPIASLSNKKGSEDSQVPYRQQVIRALVQRYIESARREFEETKRKDVGNRITELNKAVVRMHNDLKVVHQHLVDEGHPAADRPSTDGSSFLGKYIFGARNNFRGFNSQLDEKMTSRDITVHHGEEEEDHVKGQSDEKETDAHHGGECGEAGSRLASHSDLVKMEEGRVQLEKEEREANRSDNTEEVTAPLNTEKGKKIRPDSPKGVKKEINEEVGTENKVNTFNNIELQEKKVEARWMKGRQFEPNICERCDEGETPVSQTTIPSPSGSSSSRDTGFGSEDGEASIDETESKTM from the exons ATGGGGAGCTCATGGAAATGTAGGTTCCTTACAGACAGCTTCACATGCTCACGGAGAGCCAAAGTGCTTGTTTCGCTTCTTTCTCTTCCATCTGTTTTGATTGCGTGGAACCGGAAAATTGCTCCAAATTTGTTCGTCTGTTTTTGGCTGCGGGTATCAGGGATGCAAAACCTCACA CCAGAACAATGGCGCGAGATCATGAACAAGAAAATGCAGTTCCCACCAGAGCTCATCGGCGCCATCCAGGAAGGGAAATTCGAGCTGGTGTGCAGCCTGCTCAAGACGGGCGATGGCATCATCCGCCAGCTGGATGACTCTGAAGATCGCCTTTGGAGGGAGGCCCTCAACTTGTCCATCCGCCTGGGAAGCGATTGCATCATGGATGCCCTACTCCAGGGGGTCAAGTTCGACTTCCGTCAGATTCACGAGGCTCTGCTTGTTGCCGTGGATACCAACCAGCCGCGAGTGGTCAAGCTCCTGCTGGACCGCCTGGATCAGGAGAAAGGAAACAAGATGGACGTGCGGTCCTTCTCTCAAGCCATCTTCGACCACTCCATTGACAACTCGCAGTTCGCCCCCGGCGTTACCCCGCTGACCTTGGCGTGCCAGAAAGATCTTTACGACATCGTCACCATGCTCACCCAAAAGGGTCACGTCATCCCGTGGCCGCACAAGATCTCCTGCGCCTGTCTGGAGTGCCGCAACGGGCGTCAGTACGACCTGCTCAAGTTCTCCTTGTCCCGCATCAACACCTACCGCGGCATCGCCAGCCGCGCTTACCTGTCCATCACTTCTGACGACGCCATGCTCAGCGCCTTCAGTCTCAGCAGCGAGCTCCGCAAACTCTCTCGGAAGGAGCCGGAGTTCAAG CCTCAATACCTGAGCCTGGAGGAGCTTTGTCAAGAGTTTGCTGTGGAGTTGCTGGGTATGTGTCGCAACCAGAGTGAGGTGACCACCATTCTCAACAGCTGCGGGGACGAGAGCCAGGACGCCTTGGACGAGCAGGCCTTCGAGGAGGGCATACCGAACCTGTCAAGACTGCGCCTCGCCGTCAACTACAATCAGAAGCAG TTTGTGGCCCACCCCATTTGCCAACAAGTTCTGTCTTCAATCTGGTGTGGCAACCTGGCGGGTTGGAGAGGTAGCAGGACCGCTTGGAAGCTCTTCGTCTCTGTTGGGATCTTCTTCACCATGCCCTTCCTCTGCCTCGCCTACTGGATTGCACCAAAGTCTAAA GTGGGAAAGATCCTAAGAATCCCTGTGATCAAATTCCTTCTTCACTCCGCCTCCTATCTGTGGTTCCTCATCACATTACTCGGTGAATCCATAACCATGGAGATGTATCGGGATAAGTTTGCGGCGAGGCAGCAGAACATCCTGCACAGCTCTTTCCATATGGTGTGGGTGGTCG GTTTCTTCTGGTACGAGTGCAAGGAAGTGTGGATCGAGGGTCTGAGGAGTTACTTCCTGGACTGGTGGAACTGCTTAGACATGATGGTGCTCAGCATGTACTTGGCCTCCTTCGCCTTACGTGTGCTCATCATGCTCAAGGGTCATTTCCTCTGTCTTGACGCTAATGGCTCAGAGGAGTGTGTCTACTTCACCCAGACGG TGCGTGACGACTGGCATCAGGAGGACCCTCAGCTGATTGCGGAGGTTTTGTTCGCAGTTACAAGCATGATGAGCTTTACTAGGCTTGCTTACATTCTCCCAGCACACGAGTCCCTGGGAACGCTCCAGATCTCCATTGGCAAGATGATTGACGACATGATGAG atTTATGTTCATACTGATGATCATTGGAACAGCCTTCCTATGCGGTATCAACAATGTCTACGTCCCTTATGTCATCTCTCCACATCTTGGCAG ATTTAATGAGACTTTCCACTTCCTGTTCTGGACCATGTTCGGTGTGGCCAACCAGGACTACGTGGACATGCCACAGTTTGTATTGGCCGAGTTTGTCGGACGGATTTTGTACGGCATCTTCACGCTCGTCATTGTCATTGTCTTACTCAACATGCTTATTGCCATGATTACCAACTCCTTTCAGAAAATTGAG GACGATGCAGATGTTGAGTGGAAGTTTGCCAGATCCAAGCTTTATCTCAGTTACTTCCGAGAGGGCCTCACCATGCCTGTCCCATTCAACATCATCCCTTCGCCAAAAGCTTTCTACTACATATTAAG GGGTATCTTCAGGCGTATCTGCTGCTGTGTTAACTGTAATTCGGCGAAATACCCGCCAATTGCTTCTTTG TCCAACAAAAAGGGCTCAGAGGACAGCCAGGTTCCGTACCGTCAGCAGGTGATCAGAGCTCTGGTACAGCGATACATCGAATCGGCTCGCAGGGAGTTCGAAGAGACCAAGAGGAAAG ATGTTGGTAATCGAATCACTGAGCTCAACAAAGCTGTCGTGAGGATGCACAATGACCTAAAAGTGGTCCATCAGCATTTGGTCGACGAGGGCCACCCTGCGGCTGACAGGCCGTCCACGGACGGCTCATCTTTCCTGGGTAAATACATCTTCGGCGCCAGAAACAATTTCCGAGGCTTTAACAGCCAGCTGGATGAGAAAATGACGTCACGTGACATAACGGTGCATCacggagaggaagaggaggatcaCGTAAAAGGCCAATCGGATGAAAAGGAGACAGACGCGCATCACGGGGGCGAATGTGGAGAGGCGGGGTCAAGGCTGGCATCACACAGTGATTTGGTGAAGATGGAGGAGGGGAGAGTTCAACTGGAAAAAGAGGAGCGAGAGGCAAACAGAAGTGACAACACAGAGGAGGTCACTGCACctttaaatacagaaaaaggaaagaaaatacgTCCTGATTCTCCCAAAGGAGttaaaaaggaaataaatgaGGAGGTTGGCACAGAGAATAAGGTTAACACATTTAACAACATAGAGCTACAAGAAAAGAAAGTGGAGGCCCGATGGATGAAAGGGCGACAATTTGAGCCAAATATCTGTGAAAGATGTGATGAAGGTGAAACTCCTGTGAGCCAGACAACAATACCTTCACCATCTGGTAGCAGCAGTTCCCGGGACACGGGATTTGGGTCCGAAGATGGGGAGGCCTCCATTGATGAGACAGAAAGTAAGACGATGTAA
- the LOC144005895 gene encoding short transient receptor potential channel 2-like isoform X3 → MGSSWKCRFLTDSFTCSRRAKVLVSLLSLPSVLIAWNRKIAPNLFVCFWLRVSGMQNLTPEQWREIMNKKMQFPPELIGAIQEGKFELVCSLLKTGDGIIRQLDDSEDRLWREALNLSIRLGSDCIMDALLQGVKFDFRQIHEALLVAVDTNQPRVVKLLLDRLDQEKGNKMDVRSFSQAIFDHSIDNSQFAPGVTPLTLACQKDLYDIVTMLTQKGHVIPWPHKISCACLECRNGRQYDLLKFSLSRINTYRGIASRAYLSITSDDAMLSAFSLSSELRKLSRKEPEFKPQYLSLEELCQEFAVELLGMCRNQSEVTTILNSCGDESQDALDEQAFEEGIPNLSRLRLAVNYNQKQFVAHPICQQVLSSIWCGNLAGWRGSRTAWKLFVSVGIFFTMPFLCLAYWIAPKSKVGKILRIPVIKFLLHSASYLWFLITLLGESITMEMYRDKFAARQQNILHSSFHMVWVVGGCELSPLSSHPTRTQTKSCLISSGFFWYECKEVWIEGLRSYFLDWWNCLDMMVLSMYLASFALRVLIMLKGHFLCLDANGSEECVYFTQTVRDDWHQEDPQLIAEVLFAVTSMMSFTRLAYILPAHESLGTLQISIGKMIDDMMRFMFILMIIGTAFLCGINNVYVPYVISPHLGRFNETFHFLFWTMFGVANQDYVDMPQGIFRRICCCVNCNSAKYPPIASLSNKKGSEDSQVPYRQQVIRALVQRYIESARREFEETKRKDVGNRITELNKAVVRMHNDLKVVHQHLVDEGHPAADRPSTDGSSFLGKYIFGARNNFRGFNSQLDEKMTSRDITVHHGEEEEDHVKGQSDEKETDAHHGGECGEAGSRLASHSDLVKMEEGRVQLEKEEREANRSDNTEEVTAPLNTEKGKKIRPDSPKGVKKEINEEVGTENKVNTFNNIELQEKKVEARWMKGRQFEPNICERCDEGETPVSQTTIPSPSGSSSSRDTGFGSEDGEASIDETESKTM, encoded by the exons ATGGGGAGCTCATGGAAATGTAGGTTCCTTACAGACAGCTTCACATGCTCACGGAGAGCCAAAGTGCTTGTTTCGCTTCTTTCTCTTCCATCTGTTTTGATTGCGTGGAACCGGAAAATTGCTCCAAATTTGTTCGTCTGTTTTTGGCTGCGGGTATCAGGGATGCAAAACCTCACA CCAGAACAATGGCGCGAGATCATGAACAAGAAAATGCAGTTCCCACCAGAGCTCATCGGCGCCATCCAGGAAGGGAAATTCGAGCTGGTGTGCAGCCTGCTCAAGACGGGCGATGGCATCATCCGCCAGCTGGATGACTCTGAAGATCGCCTTTGGAGGGAGGCCCTCAACTTGTCCATCCGCCTGGGAAGCGATTGCATCATGGATGCCCTACTCCAGGGGGTCAAGTTCGACTTCCGTCAGATTCACGAGGCTCTGCTTGTTGCCGTGGATACCAACCAGCCGCGAGTGGTCAAGCTCCTGCTGGACCGCCTGGATCAGGAGAAAGGAAACAAGATGGACGTGCGGTCCTTCTCTCAAGCCATCTTCGACCACTCCATTGACAACTCGCAGTTCGCCCCCGGCGTTACCCCGCTGACCTTGGCGTGCCAGAAAGATCTTTACGACATCGTCACCATGCTCACCCAAAAGGGTCACGTCATCCCGTGGCCGCACAAGATCTCCTGCGCCTGTCTGGAGTGCCGCAACGGGCGTCAGTACGACCTGCTCAAGTTCTCCTTGTCCCGCATCAACACCTACCGCGGCATCGCCAGCCGCGCTTACCTGTCCATCACTTCTGACGACGCCATGCTCAGCGCCTTCAGTCTCAGCAGCGAGCTCCGCAAACTCTCTCGGAAGGAGCCGGAGTTCAAG CCTCAATACCTGAGCCTGGAGGAGCTTTGTCAAGAGTTTGCTGTGGAGTTGCTGGGTATGTGTCGCAACCAGAGTGAGGTGACCACCATTCTCAACAGCTGCGGGGACGAGAGCCAGGACGCCTTGGACGAGCAGGCCTTCGAGGAGGGCATACCGAACCTGTCAAGACTGCGCCTCGCCGTCAACTACAATCAGAAGCAG TTTGTGGCCCACCCCATTTGCCAACAAGTTCTGTCTTCAATCTGGTGTGGCAACCTGGCGGGTTGGAGAGGTAGCAGGACCGCTTGGAAGCTCTTCGTCTCTGTTGGGATCTTCTTCACCATGCCCTTCCTCTGCCTCGCCTACTGGATTGCACCAAAGTCTAAA GTGGGAAAGATCCTAAGAATCCCTGTGATCAAATTCCTTCTTCACTCCGCCTCCTATCTGTGGTTCCTCATCACATTACTCGGTGAATCCATAACCATGGAGATGTATCGGGATAAGTTTGCGGCGAGGCAGCAGAACATCCTGCACAGCTCTTTCCATATGGTGTGGGTGGTCGGTGGGTGCGAGCTCTCACCACTGTCAAGCCACCCAACTCGTACTCAAACCAAGAGTTGCCTTATCTCGTCAGGTTTCTTCTGGTACGAGTGCAAGGAAGTGTGGATCGAGGGTCTGAGGAGTTACTTCCTGGACTGGTGGAACTGCTTAGACATGATGGTGCTCAGCATGTACTTGGCCTCCTTCGCCTTACGTGTGCTCATCATGCTCAAGGGTCATTTCCTCTGTCTTGACGCTAATGGCTCAGAGGAGTGTGTCTACTTCACCCAGACGG TGCGTGACGACTGGCATCAGGAGGACCCTCAGCTGATTGCGGAGGTTTTGTTCGCAGTTACAAGCATGATGAGCTTTACTAGGCTTGCTTACATTCTCCCAGCACACGAGTCCCTGGGAACGCTCCAGATCTCCATTGGCAAGATGATTGACGACATGATGAG atTTATGTTCATACTGATGATCATTGGAACAGCCTTCCTATGCGGTATCAACAATGTCTACGTCCCTTATGTCATCTCTCCACATCTTGGCAG ATTTAATGAGACTTTCCACTTCCTGTTCTGGACCATGTTCGGTGTGGCCAACCAGGACTACGTGGACATGCCACA GGGTATCTTCAGGCGTATCTGCTGCTGTGTTAACTGTAATTCGGCGAAATACCCGCCAATTGCTTCTTTG TCCAACAAAAAGGGCTCAGAGGACAGCCAGGTTCCGTACCGTCAGCAGGTGATCAGAGCTCTGGTACAGCGATACATCGAATCGGCTCGCAGGGAGTTCGAAGAGACCAAGAGGAAAG ATGTTGGTAATCGAATCACTGAGCTCAACAAAGCTGTCGTGAGGATGCACAATGACCTAAAAGTGGTCCATCAGCATTTGGTCGACGAGGGCCACCCTGCGGCTGACAGGCCGTCCACGGACGGCTCATCTTTCCTGGGTAAATACATCTTCGGCGCCAGAAACAATTTCCGAGGCTTTAACAGCCAGCTGGATGAGAAAATGACGTCACGTGACATAACGGTGCATCacggagaggaagaggaggatcaCGTAAAAGGCCAATCGGATGAAAAGGAGACAGACGCGCATCACGGGGGCGAATGTGGAGAGGCGGGGTCAAGGCTGGCATCACACAGTGATTTGGTGAAGATGGAGGAGGGGAGAGTTCAACTGGAAAAAGAGGAGCGAGAGGCAAACAGAAGTGACAACACAGAGGAGGTCACTGCACctttaaatacagaaaaaggaaagaaaatacgTCCTGATTCTCCCAAAGGAGttaaaaaggaaataaatgaGGAGGTTGGCACAGAGAATAAGGTTAACACATTTAACAACATAGAGCTACAAGAAAAGAAAGTGGAGGCCCGATGGATGAAAGGGCGACAATTTGAGCCAAATATCTGTGAAAGATGTGATGAAGGTGAAACTCCTGTGAGCCAGACAACAATACCTTCACCATCTGGTAGCAGCAGTTCCCGGGACACGGGATTTGGGTCCGAAGATGGGGAGGCCTCCATTGATGAGACAGAAAGTAAGACGATGTAA
- the LOC144005898 gene encoding lysophosphatidic acid receptor 6-like translates to MSNGTLGATLTKCIKNDDFKYPLYSTVFSLVFVFGFLFNLVAVYIFGCTLKLRNETTTYMVNLVVSDSLFVLSLPFRIVYFIKREWMFGSELCKISVALFYTNMYGSIFFLTCISVDRFLAIVHPFRSQKIRTKRNAKLACVAVWVLVLSGSIPTGFLLDTTSPKNVNASSNYCFENYSNNQWKSELSKVVMFIETVGFVIPLMVNVFCSAMVLRTLKKPQTISRGGSINKAKVLRMIIVHLLIFCFCFIPYNINLMFYSLVRTKVLKGCYAEHVVRTIYPISLCIAVTNCCFDPVVYYFTSEAIQSSIKRKSTVWHNGVKLLDRLHGDSAQSSPNTTPRSRTLRPLGTVSKSLQVKANSTL, encoded by the coding sequence atgtcaaatggTACACTGGGTGCCACCTTGACGAAGTGCATCAAGAACGATGACTTCAAGTACCCTCTGTACAGCACAGTCTTCAGCCTGGTGTTTGTCTTTGGCTTCCTCTTCAACCTCGTGGCCGTGTACATTTTTGGGTGCACGCTGAAGCTGAGGAACGAAACCACCACGTACATGGTGAACCTCGTCGTCTCGGACTCGCTCTTCGTCCTCAGCCTGCCTTTTCGGATCGTCTACTTCATAAAGCGGGAATGGATGTTCGGAAGCGAGCTGTGCAAGATTTCCGTGGCGCTTTTCTACACCAACATGTACGGCAGCATCTTCTTCCTCACCTGCATCAGCGTCGACCGCTTTCTAGCCATCGTGCACCCGTTCCGCTCTCAGAAAATTCGGACCAAGCGGAACGCCAAACTGGCCTGTGTAGCGGTATGGGTGCTGGTTCTTTCTGGAAGTATCCCCACAGGATTCCTTCTGGATACCACGTCACCCAAAAACGTCAACGCTTCGTCCAACTACTGCTTTGAAAACTACTCCAACAACCAGTGGAAGTCCGAGCTGTCCAAGGTGGTGATGTTCATCGAGACGGTGGGCTTTGTGATCCCACTCATGGTCAACGTTTTCTGCTCTGCGATGGTTCTACGGACCTTGAAGAAACCTCAAACCATCAGCCGCGGCGGAAGCATCAACAAGGCAAAGGTTTTGAGGATGATCATCGTACATCTACTCATCTTCTGCTTCTGTTTCATCCCTTACAACATCAATCTAATGTTCTACTCTCTGGTCCGGACCAAAGTCCTCAAAGGATGTTACGCCGAACATGTGGTTCGAACCATCTACCCCATTTCGCTGTGCATCGCAGTGACCAACTGCTGCTTCGATCCCGTTGTTTATTACTTCACGTCGGAGGCCATTCAGAGCTCCATCAAACGCAAGTCCACCGTGTGGCACAACGGCGTCAAGCTTCTCGACAGACTGCATGGGGACAGCGCGCAAAGCAGCCCAAATACTACACCCAGAAGTCGGACATTGAGGCCTCTCGGAACCGTCTCAAAGAGTTTACAGGTGAAAGCAAATTCCACTTTGTGA